A stretch of Camelina sativa cultivar DH55 chromosome 18, Cs, whole genome shotgun sequence DNA encodes these proteins:
- the LOC109130528 gene encoding probable LRR receptor-like serine/threonine-protein kinase At1g51820: MNLEQYSYCSRFITESAQDYLHSGCAQAIVQRDVKTTNILLNEHYEAKVADFGLSKSLPIRESHVSTIVAGTPGYLDPEYYRTGWLTTNSDVYSYGVVLLELLTNQPVVDQSREQDHIGGWVGLKLTNGGDISTIMDPRPRNYNSGSARQYVELAMACLNPSSSERPTMSQVVDELKQCLASELSTRAGPSRDTDMDS; encoded by the exons ATGAACCTTGAGCA GTACAGCTACTGCTCAAGGTTCATCACCGAGTCTGCTCAAG ATTACTTACATAGCGGTTGTGCTCAGGCAATAGTTCAGAGAGACgtcaaaacaacaaatattttgttgaaTGAGCATTATGAAGCCAAGGTGGCTGATTTCGGGCTGTCAAAGTCACTCCCAATCAGAGAAAGCCATGTGTCGACCATTGTCGCTGGAACTCCCGGATACCTCGACCCGGA ATACTACAGAACGGGATGGTTAACTACAAACAGCGATGTGTATAGCTACGGAGTTGTACTGTTGGAGCTCCTCACAAACCAACCCGTGGTTGACCAAAGCCGTGAGCAGGATCATATTGGAGGGTGGGTAGGACTAAAGCTTACCAATGGAGGAGACATAAGCACCATCATGGATCCAAGACCCAGAAATTATAATTCTGGCTCTGCAAGGCAATATGTTGAGTTAGCCATGGCTTGCCTAAATCCATCTTCCTCGGAAAGACCGACCATGTCTCAGGTTGTTGATGAATTAAAGCAGTGTTTGGCATCTGAACTCTCAACAAGAGCAGGACCGAGTCGTGACACTGACATGGACAGTTAG
- the LOC109130553 gene encoding probable LRR receptor-like serine/threonine-protein kinase At1g51820, with product MKLNVEGNPLLIRETGPCVNIEDKGKDHLKDIVVPVSIAVVVTSLAIIVSALVVLYFLCRQKRSPSVQVSGPPSNVQESDGLPTGSSELTVTTRIARFTYSQVTTMTNNFQTVIGEGGFGSVYLGFVNGAEQVAVKVLSQSSSQGDSQFRAEVQLLLKVHHKNLVGFVGCCHEGENI from the exons ATGAAATTAAA TGTTGAAGGAAACCCACTTCTCATTAGGGAAACCGGACCATGCGTGAACATAGAAGACAAGGGTAAAGATCACTTAAAAGATATCGTAGTACCAGTCTCTATAGCAGTGGTGGTTACTTCCCTTGCCATTATTGTATCAGCACTGGTTGTTCTCTACTTCCTCTGCCGACAGAAAAGGTCACCAAGTGTCCAAG TCTCAGGGCCACCATCAAATGTGCAAGAATCGGATGGTCTACCCACTGGATCATCTGAACTGACTGTAACGACCAGAATTGCGAGGTTTACgtactcacaagtcacaaccatGACTAATAACTTCCAAACAGTCATCGGGGAAGGAGGGTTTGGAAGCGTTTATCTTGGATTTGTCAACGGTGCAGAACAAGTAGCTGTTAAGGTCCTCTCtcaatcatcatcacaaggAGATAGTCAGTTCAGAGCCGAG GTACAGCTACTGCTCAAGGTTCATCACAAGAACTTGGTTGGATTTGTTGGGTGTTGCCATGAGGGAGAGAATATATGA